In a single window of the Methanofollis ethanolicus genome:
- a CDS encoding HAMP domain-containing protein: protein MEGSIKSGTTGRSITLQIPIFYKLFVSMLFVAVLPIALIGLISMGDTEGIVAAIGLPATVFLLTLVTLGLVVMWSFFLATSITSPITQLSEVARSVSMGDLRNSEVKIMTNDEIGELATSFNRMLNSYKILDALSREDGK from the coding sequence ATGGAAGGTTCGATCAAGTCCGGCACGACGGGGCGGAGCATCACCCTCCAGATCCCGATCTTCTACAAACTCTTCGTGAGCATGCTCTTTGTGGCAGTGCTCCCGATCGCGCTCATCGGCCTCATTTCCATGGGCGACACCGAGGGTATCGTGGCAGCAATCGGCCTGCCTGCGACTGTCTTTCTCCTCACTCTCGTGACTCTCGGCCTTGTGGTGATGTGGAGTTTCTTCCTTGCAACAAGCATCACAAGTCCCATCACTCAGCTCTCCGAGGTGGCGAGGAGCGTCTCCATGGGCGACCTGCGGAACTCTGAGGTGAAGATCATGACCAACGACGAGATTGGCGAACTTGCCACCTCATTCAACAGGATGCTCAACTCGTACAAGATCCTTGACGCCCTCTCGCGTGAAGACGGCAAATGA
- a CDS encoding glycosyltransferase family protein, with protein sequence MDFDQGPITTIHDFGYEKSRTLRFLEDLKEERPINLVLPLAYGDLSHGALPGIVAELNKATFLNNVLVALYARSEEEFRSATHFFDLLELPHRVMWCNSPGIEAIIGDLGKEGIDLSLQGKGRDTWLALGAASVDAHAVVMHDADILNYSCEIPMKLAFPLVDPDLDYFFNKGYYARLGDGRATFYGRVTRLFLHPLIDSLQVKTGHQSDILRYLRSFRYPLAGEIALTSDLALNIRIPMDWGLEIGTLYEVYRSVVKKRICQTDLGYYDHKHKLIGASRTEGLLKMAGDILVTLLRAMTEVDGYEISPAFLTSLRVLYKRTAQDRLRQYHTDAICNQIRYNRHEEEHYIDRFERVIVEAGNEYLVSPAHAQIPDWLRASSAIPRLRHKLIRTIIEDEHIIRE encoded by the coding sequence ATGGATTTCGATCAGGGGCCGATCACGACGATCCATGATTTTGGGTATGAAAAGTCGAGAACCCTGAGGTTTCTCGAGGATCTCAAGGAGGAGAGGCCAATCAACCTGGTTTTGCCACTGGCCTACGGCGACCTCAGTCATGGCGCGTTGCCCGGCATCGTCGCCGAACTGAACAAGGCGACATTCCTGAACAATGTGCTGGTGGCGCTCTATGCCCGGTCAGAGGAGGAGTTCAGGTCGGCGACACACTTCTTCGACTTGCTGGAACTTCCTCACCGGGTTATGTGGTGCAACAGCCCGGGCATCGAAGCAATCATCGGTGACCTCGGGAAGGAAGGGATAGACCTCAGTCTTCAGGGCAAGGGGCGGGACACCTGGTTGGCCCTTGGCGCCGCATCGGTGGACGCCCATGCCGTCGTCATGCACGACGCCGACATCCTGAACTATTCCTGCGAGATCCCGATGAAACTCGCCTTCCCCCTGGTGGACCCTGACCTGGATTACTTCTTCAACAAGGGGTATTATGCCCGCCTGGGCGACGGCCGCGCCACCTTCTATGGGCGGGTGACGCGCCTCTTCCTCCACCCCCTGATCGATTCCCTCCAGGTAAAAACCGGTCATCAGTCCGATATCCTGCGGTACCTGCGTAGTTTCCGGTACCCTCTTGCCGGGGAGATCGCCCTCACCTCAGACCTGGCCCTGAACATCAGGATCCCCATGGACTGGGGGCTTGAGATCGGCACCCTCTACGAGGTGTACAGGTCGGTGGTGAAGAAACGGATCTGCCAGACCGACCTCGGCTATTATGACCACAAACACAAACTGATCGGCGCCAGCAGGACCGAGGGACTGCTGAAGATGGCCGGGGATATCCTGGTCACTCTCCTGCGGGCGATGACCGAAGTCGACGGCTACGAGATCTCGCCGGCTTTTCTCACCAGCCTCAGGGTGCTGTATAAGAGGACGGCGCAGGACCGCTTGCGGCAGTACCACACCGATGCGATCTGCAACCAGATCCGGTACAACCGGCACGAAGAGGAGCATTACATCGACCGTTTCGAGAGGGTCATCGTGGAGGCCGGGAACGAGTATCTGGTCTCACCTGCACATGCGCAGATCCCTGACTGGCTCAGGGCCAGTTCGGCCATACCGCGGCTCAGGCACAAGTTGATCAGGACGATCATCGAGGATGAGCATATCATCAGGGAGTAG
- the mpgP gene encoding mannosyl-3-phosphoglycerate phosphatase, giving the protein MESICVIFTDLDGTLLDHDTYSFAAAAPALRLLSLKRCPLVICTSKTRAEIEVVRDKLGVADPFISENGGAVFIPRGYFTVPVGRTRETGDYLAIELGAPYDNLRAAIRDIRSKTGCKVVGFGDMSVEEVARDAGLDHASARLARMREYDEPFVVPDPACVDRVLAEIEARGFRHTRGGRYFHLTGDSDKGRAVSLLAALFREEYGTVTTVGLGDSRNDLPMLAAMDIPILVQKSDGSYEKTGPEVVHANGVGPEGWNRAVVKILKKI; this is encoded by the coding sequence ATGGAGAGCATCTGCGTCATATTCACCGACCTGGACGGGACACTCCTGGACCACGATACCTATTCCTTTGCCGCCGCGGCCCCGGCACTCCGCCTCCTCTCCCTGAAGAGGTGCCCTCTTGTCATCTGCACGAGCAAGACGAGGGCCGAGATCGAGGTCGTCAGGGATAAACTGGGTGTTGCGGACCCGTTCATCAGCGAGAACGGGGGAGCGGTCTTCATCCCCCGCGGCTACTTCACCGTGCCTGTCGGCCGCACCCGCGAGACCGGTGACTACCTGGCGATCGAACTCGGCGCGCCCTATGATAATCTGCGGGCGGCCATCAGGGACATTCGGTCGAAGACCGGGTGCAAAGTCGTCGGGTTCGGGGACATGTCCGTCGAGGAGGTCGCCCGGGATGCGGGACTGGACCATGCATCGGCACGTCTGGCCAGGATGCGGGAGTACGACGAACCCTTCGTCGTCCCCGATCCCGCCTGTGTCGATAGAGTTCTTGCGGAGATCGAGGCCCGGGGTTTCAGGCACACGCGAGGCGGCCGGTACTTCCACCTGACCGGGGACAGTGACAAGGGCAGGGCTGTCTCTCTCCTTGCCGCTCTCTTCAGGGAGGAGTATGGGACGGTGACGACTGTCGGCCTTGGCGACAGCAGAAATGATCTTCCCATGCTTGCGGCGATGGACATTCCCATTCTGGTGCAGAAATCCGACGGTTCATACGAAAAAACTGGTCCGGAGGTGGTGCATGCCAACGGCGTCGGCCCTGAGGGCTGGAACCGGGCGGTCGTAAAGATACTGAAAAAAATATAA
- a CDS encoding DEAD/DEAH box helicase, which yields MTGPTSEPLQRSGNSAALDLLDPRVRALIDERGFAELSEAQERAIPHLLAGDNLVLIAPTGTGKTESAMFPVFNALLTEDGPGIRALYITPLRALNRDILERLQWWCGRLGLTVGVRHGDTPQTVRRKQALSPPDLLITTPETVQALFMGKRLRQHLAHVGHVIVDEVHELAGSKRGAQLAVALERIQEYAGEFQRIGLSATVGNPDDIGRYLCGARPFTLVEVPVAKQLDLSVRFCGGEFSKQTACVGEMIDAEPSSLVFVNTRVTAEALGHALMERGDVEVHHGSLSKEVRVDAEDRFRAGAVRSLICTSSMELGIDIGHIGHVVQFGSPREVARLVQRVGRAGHQLYAVSRGTVLATGFDDLLESLVIMRRARAGEIEVIAPYLNAADVCANAVAALAVEYGEIAVEKVHTILERSGCFADAGTLLDAVCTQLEEHRLIRLDGEGQARHIVTTSRARRYLSANLSMIHDERKVPVYDLVARRTVGTLDESFVVGFVHTGAVFITRGKLWRVLDFEDGRLTVEPAREAKGELPSWEGEQIPVPFAVADEVGRLRRTRDLAAYTDDGDALAFADAYLREMDRNRTPVPTDRLITLENSDEGVVCNICAGHRANEAIARVLSVLISARYGTTVGIESGAYRAMLRLPKTVRAAEVREFLLTTDPTHVGGILRLALRHTSLFKWKLVQVAKKFGAIDADADYEKISLHRLIETFEGTVVADEAYTELFRATMDVEGAQKVFAAVQAGEVALHIGPLSSLGADGLSSSRDMVPPPTADQAVISTLKRRLAGDKVVLFCMHCKTWTSRTHVERVPDRPQCPLCSARLIAALKPWEEEQIGVIKKAKKSAEDRTVEARVLRNANLVLSYGKPAVIALAARGVGPETAARVLGKSRDEDAMYREILKAERNYVLTRRFW from the coding sequence GTGACGGGACCTACATCGGAACCCTTGCAGAGATCAGGGAACAGCGCGGCGCTTGACCTCCTCGACCCGCGGGTGCGGGCGCTCATTGACGAGCGGGGCTTTGCCGAACTCTCCGAGGCGCAGGAACGGGCGATCCCCCACCTCCTCGCCGGCGACAACCTGGTCCTGATCGCCCCGACAGGCACGGGCAAGACGGAGAGCGCCATGTTCCCGGTCTTCAACGCCCTGCTCACAGAGGATGGACCCGGCATCAGGGCGCTGTACATCACGCCCCTGCGCGCCCTCAACCGCGACATTCTGGAGCGCCTCCAGTGGTGGTGCGGGAGGCTCGGCCTCACCGTCGGGGTGCGGCACGGCGACACCCCCCAGACGGTCCGCCGCAAGCAGGCCCTCTCGCCGCCAGACCTCCTGATCACGACCCCCGAGACCGTGCAGGCTCTCTTCATGGGTAAGAGGCTGCGGCAGCACCTCGCGCATGTCGGTCACGTGATCGTCGACGAGGTCCACGAACTCGCCGGGAGCAAGCGCGGCGCTCAACTCGCCGTCGCCCTCGAAAGGATACAGGAGTACGCGGGTGAGTTCCAGAGGATCGGCCTCTCGGCGACGGTCGGCAACCCCGACGATATCGGCCGGTACCTCTGCGGCGCACGCCCCTTCACCCTTGTCGAGGTGCCGGTCGCGAAGCAACTCGACCTCTCGGTCCGCTTCTGCGGCGGCGAGTTCTCGAAGCAGACGGCCTGTGTCGGGGAGATGATCGACGCCGAACCCTCCTCCCTCGTCTTCGTGAACACCCGCGTCACCGCGGAGGCCCTCGGCCACGCTCTCATGGAGAGGGGCGATGTCGAGGTCCACCACGGTTCTCTCTCGAAGGAGGTGCGTGTCGATGCCGAGGACAGGTTCCGGGCCGGCGCGGTGCGGAGCCTCATCTGCACCTCCTCGATGGAACTCGGCATCGATATCGGACATATCGGGCATGTGGTCCAGTTCGGGAGCCCCCGCGAGGTGGCCCGCCTGGTCCAGAGGGTCGGGAGGGCCGGTCACCAGTTGTACGCGGTCTCGCGGGGGACGGTGCTTGCGACAGGTTTCGACGACCTCCTCGAATCTCTCGTGATCATGCGGCGGGCGCGGGCCGGCGAGATCGAGGTGATCGCTCCCTACCTGAATGCCGCGGACGTCTGCGCCAATGCCGTCGCCGCCCTTGCGGTGGAGTACGGCGAGATCGCGGTGGAGAAGGTCCACACCATCCTCGAACGCTCGGGGTGCTTCGCGGACGCCGGCACCCTCCTCGACGCCGTCTGCACGCAGCTTGAAGAGCACAGGCTGATCAGGCTGGACGGGGAGGGTCAGGCCCGCCATATCGTCACCACCTCCCGCGCCCGCCGGTACCTCTCCGCGAACCTCTCGATGATCCATGACGAGAGGAAGGTGCCTGTCTACGACCTGGTCGCCAGGCGGACGGTCGGCACCCTGGACGAGTCTTTTGTCGTCGGTTTCGTCCACACGGGTGCGGTCTTCATCACGCGGGGGAAACTCTGGCGGGTGCTCGACTTCGAGGACGGCCGCCTCACTGTGGAACCGGCGCGCGAGGCGAAGGGCGAACTCCCCTCCTGGGAGGGGGAGCAGATCCCCGTCCCCTTTGCCGTGGCCGACGAGGTCGGCCGCCTGCGCCGGACGCGCGACCTCGCCGCCTACACCGACGACGGGGATGCGCTCGCCTTCGCCGACGCCTATCTCAGGGAGATGGACAGGAACAGGACGCCGGTGCCGACTGACCGCCTGATCACCCTGGAGAACTCGGACGAGGGCGTGGTCTGCAACATCTGCGCCGGCCACCGGGCGAACGAGGCGATTGCACGCGTGCTCTCCGTCCTGATCTCGGCACGCTACGGGACGACGGTCGGGATCGAGAGCGGTGCCTACCGCGCGATGCTCCGCCTCCCGAAGACCGTCCGCGCCGCGGAGGTGCGGGAGTTCCTCCTCACCACCGACCCGACGCATGTCGGCGGCATCCTCCGCCTCGCCCTCCGCCACACATCCCTCTTCAAGTGGAAACTCGTGCAGGTCGCGAAGAAGTTCGGGGCGATCGACGCCGACGCCGACTACGAGAAGATCAGCCTCCACCGCCTGATCGAGACCTTCGAAGGGACGGTGGTGGCCGACGAGGCGTACACCGAACTCTTCCGCGCCACCATGGACGTGGAAGGGGCGCAGAAGGTCTTCGCCGCGGTGCAGGCCGGCGAGGTCGCCCTCCATATCGGTCCCCTCTCCAGCCTCGGCGCCGACGGCCTTTCCTCCTCCCGCGACATGGTCCCGCCGCCGACCGCCGATCAGGCGGTGATCTCGACCCTGAAACGCCGCCTTGCCGGGGACAAGGTCGTGCTCTTCTGCATGCACTGCAAGACGTGGACGAGTCGGACCCATGTCGAGAGGGTTCCCGACCGCCCGCAGTGCCCCCTCTGCTCGGCACGCCTGATCGCCGCCCTCAAACCCTGGGAAGAGGAGCAGATCGGCGTGATCAAGAAAGCGAAGAAGAGTGCCGAAGACCGGACCGTCGAGGCGCGTGTCCTGCGGAATGCCAATCTTGTCCTCAGTTACGGGAAGCCCGCGGTGATCGCCCTTGCTGCCCGGGGCGTCGGCCCGGAGACTGCCGCCCGGGTCCTTGGAAAAAGCAGGGACGAGGATGCGATGTACAGGGAGATCTTGAAGGCGGAGAGGAACTACGTCCTCACCCGCCGGTTCTGGTGA
- a CDS encoding glycoside hydrolase family 15 protein, translating to MNLQEAGKLCQSSIEVIKKNQHANGGFYASPPGTRYPFIYVRDHSIVTLGALRAGLVEESRRALRFILSTQKPTGEFPQRCNVDGMDTSYKELQIDCNGVALYTLGKYSELHGYDIAEEFWKNVVDAVTFILRNKNDEIHLVHTINSIHEYPAYEHGFEIYANSACCAGILEAVKMGQHLGKEVGDWARQAELIKQSILRCLYSARRRTFVKAIRIKEKGSKPLGYDPFASVIFEPDVAEYAPAYFGLLKNRDLRVINTVRRLDAALWDRELGGLNRYPESWDRNNGGYGPWPHFTCQLARHFIHIGDYDRAEVYLGWVLDIAHEYMFPEHISTIARFEEWVDLFRSSGILRDDKMVMIDGIKGHPKWSEGFAYVVYPLIWPHAEYIMAYKDYEEFFLKRGMQWS from the coding sequence ATGAATTTGCAGGAAGCCGGGAAGCTGTGCCAGTCGAGCATCGAGGTTATAAAGAAGAACCAGCATGCGAACGGTGGTTTTTATGCCAGCCCGCCTGGAACGCGCTATCCTTTCATCTACGTGCGGGACCACTCGATCGTCACGCTTGGGGCGTTGCGGGCCGGTCTTGTCGAGGAGAGCAGGAGGGCCCTGAGGTTCATTCTCTCGACCCAGAAGCCGACAGGCGAGTTCCCCCAGCGGTGCAATGTAGACGGCATGGACACCAGTTACAAGGAACTCCAGATCGACTGCAATGGTGTCGCCCTCTACACACTCGGCAAATATTCCGAACTCCACGGCTACGATATCGCCGAAGAGTTCTGGAAGAATGTGGTCGACGCTGTCACCTTCATCCTGCGGAACAAGAACGACGAGATCCACCTGGTCCACACGATCAACAGCATCCATGAGTACCCTGCCTACGAGCACGGGTTTGAGATCTATGCGAATTCGGCCTGCTGCGCCGGCATCCTCGAAGCGGTGAAGATGGGCCAGCACCTCGGGAAAGAGGTGGGGGACTGGGCGCGGCAGGCCGAGTTGATCAAGCAGAGCATCCTCCGGTGCCTGTACAGCGCGAGGAGGCGCACCTTTGTCAAGGCGATCCGGATCAAGGAGAAGGGGAGCAAGCCCCTTGGCTACGACCCCTTTGCCTCGGTGATCTTTGAGCCTGATGTGGCCGAGTACGCACCGGCCTATTTCGGGCTGCTGAAAAACCGTGACCTGCGGGTGATCAACACGGTCAGGAGGCTGGACGCCGCCCTCTGGGACCGCGAGCTGGGCGGCCTCAACCGTTACCCCGAGTCATGGGACCGCAACAACGGCGGTTACGGCCCCTGGCCGCACTTCACCTGCCAGCTGGCGCGCCACTTTATCCATATCGGCGACTATGACCGGGCCGAGGTGTACCTCGGCTGGGTCCTGGACATCGCCCACGAGTACATGTTTCCCGAGCACATCTCCACCATCGCACGCTTTGAAGAGTGGGTCGACCTCTTCCGTTCTTCAGGCATCCTGCGGGACGACAAGATGGTGATGATCGACGGGATCAAGGGCCACCCGAAGTGGTCGGAGGGTTTCGCCTATGTGGTCTACCCCCTCATCTGGCCCCATGCCGAGTATATCATGGCCTACAAGGATTACGAGGAATTTTTCCTGAAACGCGGGATGCAGTGGAGTTGA
- a CDS encoding TATA-box-binding protein produces MDDSRYESLKIENIVASGVIADSIDLGEVSKKVPNCELNTKRFPGAVYRIEKPKIASLIFSSGKVVLTGIRNKQDLYDGLNIIVQSLKEAGVDTYDEPRVGITNIVCSYDIGRYINLNKVVITLNLENIEYEPEQFPGLVYRIKDPKIVALLFSSGKIILTGGKNLEDIKRGLDFLEQKLESIM; encoded by the coding sequence ATGGATGATTCAAGGTACGAGTCACTGAAGATCGAAAATATTGTTGCATCCGGTGTCATAGCCGATTCCATCGATCTCGGGGAGGTCTCGAAAAAGGTTCCGAACTGCGAGTTGAACACGAAGCGCTTCCCCGGCGCAGTCTACCGGATCGAAAAACCGAAGATCGCCTCCCTGATCTTCTCCTCGGGCAAGGTCGTCCTTACCGGGATCCGGAACAAGCAGGATCTTTACGACGGCCTCAATATTATCGTCCAGTCCCTCAAGGAGGCAGGGGTCGACACCTACGACGAACCGAGGGTCGGGATCACCAATATCGTCTGCTCGTACGACATCGGACGGTACATCAACCTCAACAAGGTCGTGATCACCCTTAACCTGGAGAACATCGAGTACGAACCCGAGCAGTTCCCCGGCCTCGTCTACCGGATCAAGGACCCGAAGATTGTGGCTCTCCTCTTCTCCTCAGGCAAGATCATCCTCACCGGCGGGAAGAACCTCGAGGACATCAAGCGTGGCCTCGACTTCCTCGAGCAGAAGCTCGAAAGCATAATGTGA
- a CDS encoding roadblock/LC7 domain-containing protein: MRDVWERLSAGIGADGYEDAMLEADGGNILATPLGNGPVLMVLLEPGANAGRVRYEMKKNRDLIESVL; encoded by the coding sequence GTGCGGGACGTCTGGGAACGCCTCTCCGCGGGGATCGGTGCCGACGGCTACGAAGACGCAATGCTCGAAGCGGACGGCGGGAACATCCTTGCCACGCCTCTCGGGAACGGTCCTGTGCTGATGGTGCTCCTTGAGCCCGGTGCGAATGCCGGGCGCGTCAGGTATGAGATGAAGAAGAACCGCGATCTTATCGAATCTGTGCTATGA
- a CDS encoding efflux RND transporter permease subunit yields MKSPYQSIANMIVRHPAIVAGLFVAVLLLAFYGTGIVSMETGSDTYLDKTTPRGMLFDKYSDAFMSDKIMLLFEADNVLNPDVLAYMDRVQTDIAGERYVDSTTSIVDVVKQVNGGALPTSAAEVQRAKALVPPEMLERYLPSNMMTIGIVTLEPGVSSDVRESVLNSISSTVSISNPPPGVKVKLSGDPAFAKQMKEEMGASMGVLIGAAMLLMVLAVGLLFSHVRYRLLPVAVVATGLILTFGLMGIAGIHINMATIGAFPVLIGIGIDYAIQFHSRFEEERRRASIDESVITTITKTGPSVLYAMLATSMGFIAMGISPVPMVRSFGMVCVIGVVMCYLAALIAVPTFGVLVKYRPKKEDSAAKGGATERYNQFLGNLAVKIAKNPIPILLILGLVAVVGVEMDNEIRISTDEQTFVPSDMPAVVDLKKITRTMGSTQTLPIYIRGDGVTSPESLRWMQDFSEYEVKENARITGATSIVTEILRYNNDMMPQTDAEARAVLDRIPEDTKRKYLAGNTEAIVQFSLTKMEMEQAKDLITTIQRDITWDKPPVGTVAEPTGSLELFSSLIDDIEKGKTQMTILGFGLILAFLFFVYRKIGKAVSPLVPIIMIVGWNGLIMYALGIDYTPLTACLGSMTIGVASEYTILIMERYYEEREKGRELYDAIQQSVSQIGTAITVSGMTTVFGFSALILSTFNIIQNFGVVTVITVGFSLIGAIIVMPAVLSLIGRSSRNPASKAANE; encoded by the coding sequence GTGAAATCGCCCTATCAGAGTATTGCGAATATGATTGTCAGGCATCCTGCCATTGTCGCCGGTCTCTTCGTCGCGGTCCTGCTCCTTGCTTTCTACGGCACGGGCATCGTCTCGATGGAGACCGGGTCAGATACCTATCTGGACAAGACCACCCCCCGCGGGATGCTTTTCGACAAATATTCCGATGCGTTCATGTCGGACAAAATCATGCTCCTCTTCGAGGCCGACAATGTCCTCAATCCAGACGTGCTCGCCTATATGGACAGGGTCCAGACAGACATCGCTGGCGAGCGTTATGTCGACTCGACGACGAGCATCGTCGATGTGGTCAAACAGGTGAACGGCGGCGCCCTGCCGACGTCTGCCGCAGAGGTGCAGAGGGCTAAGGCCCTTGTCCCGCCCGAGATGTTGGAGCGCTATCTCCCCTCGAATATGATGACCATCGGGATCGTCACCCTCGAACCGGGTGTCTCTTCGGATGTCAGGGAAAGCGTGCTCAATTCCATCTCGTCGACCGTTTCAATCTCCAATCCCCCGCCGGGCGTCAAGGTGAAACTCAGCGGAGACCCGGCCTTTGCCAAGCAGATGAAAGAGGAGATGGGCGCCTCGATGGGCGTCCTCATCGGGGCCGCGATGCTCCTCATGGTCCTTGCCGTCGGCCTCCTCTTCTCCCATGTCAGGTACCGCCTCCTCCCGGTGGCGGTCGTGGCCACCGGCCTCATTCTCACCTTCGGGCTGATGGGGATCGCCGGGATCCACATCAACATGGCGACCATCGGTGCCTTTCCCGTGCTCATCGGGATCGGGATCGACTATGCGATCCAGTTCCACTCTCGCTTCGAGGAGGAGCGGCGCCGCGCCTCGATCGACGAGTCAGTGATCACGACGATCACGAAGACCGGCCCGTCCGTCCTCTATGCGATGCTCGCCACCTCCATGGGCTTTATCGCGATGGGGATCTCGCCTGTTCCCATGGTGCGGAGTTTTGGGATGGTCTGCGTCATCGGTGTGGTGATGTGCTATCTTGCCGCCCTCATCGCTGTCCCGACCTTTGGCGTTCTGGTGAAGTACAGGCCGAAGAAGGAGGATAGTGCCGCCAAAGGCGGGGCGACCGAGAGATACAACCAGTTCCTCGGCAACCTCGCCGTGAAGATCGCAAAGAATCCCATTCCTATCCTCCTCATTCTCGGTCTCGTCGCCGTCGTCGGCGTCGAGATGGACAACGAGATCAGGATCAGCACGGACGAACAGACTTTCGTCCCCTCGGACATGCCGGCTGTCGTGGACCTGAAAAAGATCACCCGAACCATGGGTTCGACCCAGACATTGCCGATCTATATCCGGGGTGATGGCGTCACCTCCCCCGAAAGCCTGCGATGGATGCAGGATTTCTCAGAGTATGAGGTGAAGGAAAATGCCAGGATCACCGGCGCCACAAGTATCGTCACCGAGATACTGCGGTACAATAATGACATGATGCCGCAGACCGATGCCGAGGCACGTGCCGTCCTCGACCGGATCCCCGAGGATACCAAGAGAAAATATCTTGCCGGGAACACGGAGGCGATTGTCCAGTTCTCCCTCACCAAGATGGAGATGGAACAGGCCAAGGACCTGATCACGACGATTCAGAGGGACATCACCTGGGATAAACCGCCTGTCGGAACTGTTGCCGAACCGACGGGCAGCCTGGAGTTGTTCTCATCCCTGATCGACGATATCGAAAAAGGGAAGACGCAGATGACAATCCTCGGCTTCGGGCTGATCCTGGCCTTCCTCTTCTTCGTATACCGGAAGATCGGGAAGGCCGTGTCGCCGCTGGTCCCGATCATCATGATCGTCGGCTGGAACGGGCTGATCATGTACGCTCTCGGGATCGACTACACTCCGCTGACGGCCTGCCTGGGCTCGATGACTATCGGCGTGGCCTCGGAGTACACCATCCTGATCATGGAGCGGTATTATGAGGAACGTGAGAAGGGGAGAGAGCTCTATGATGCGATCCAGCAGAGTGTCTCCCAGATAGGGACGGCGATCACCGTCTCCGGCATGACCACGGTCTTTGGCTTCTCGGCGCTCATCCTTTCGACCTTTAATATCATCCAGAACTTCGGCGTGGTCACCGTGATCACGGTGGGTTTCTCTCTCATCGGTGCGATCATCGTGATGCCTGCCGTGCTCTCCCTGATAGGGCGTTCGTCCCGTAATCCTGCATCTAAGGCCGCGAATGAGTAA